From the Streptomyces nigrescens genome, one window contains:
- a CDS encoding NUDIX hydrolase: MHQIAADTYLAAAVVVHHARVLIVRRSYRERFLPGAWGVPCGKLDRGESAESGALRELKEETGLLGTIVAHTGSTSFLSDYQGRRVHNHQENFVVRPLTLDVVLPSADQAYRWVRPAELAEAGVDAYNLTVIRQALGGRLDTAGLHAVTARFGRPGPPPFSSPKTLPERRVRQDRRPAAAESWAVDPRARRGRH, encoded by the coding sequence ATGCATCAGATTGCAGCCGACACTTATCTGGCCGCGGCGGTGGTGGTGCACCACGCCCGCGTGCTGATCGTGCGCCGTAGCTACCGCGAGCGATTTCTGCCCGGTGCCTGGGGGGTGCCGTGCGGGAAGCTCGATCGTGGGGAGTCCGCCGAGAGCGGCGCCCTACGGGAGTTGAAGGAAGAGACCGGGCTCCTCGGCACGATCGTCGCGCACACCGGCTCGACCAGCTTCCTGAGCGACTACCAGGGCCGCCGCGTCCACAACCATCAGGAGAACTTCGTCGTCCGCCCGCTCACACTGGATGTCGTACTGCCCAGCGCGGACCAGGCCTACCGCTGGGTCCGGCCCGCCGAGCTGGCCGAGGCCGGGGTGGACGCCTACAACCTCACGGTGATCCGCCAGGCGCTCGGCGGCCGGCTGGACACCGCCGGGCTCCACGCCGTGACGGCCCGCTTCGGGCGCCCGGGTCCGCCCCCTTTCAGTAGCCCAAAGACCCTGCCAGAGCGTCGAGTTCGGCAAGATAGACGGCCGGCGGCAGCGGAGTCTTGGGCGGTGGATCCGCGCGCTCGGCGCGGGCGGCACTGA
- a CDS encoding aldehyde dehydrogenase family protein: MRNQLFAGGIQDTADVHEAADVHEAAEANDAARTVGRLRETFATGRTRSLAWRRRQLKSLRALLTEQTPALTEALRRDLGKSPVETLTSEVRLVTNEIDHTLRHLHRWLRPQRVPVPAALLPARARTVREPLGVVLIISPWNYPVQLSLAPLVGALAAGNCAVLKPSELAPATSAELARLLPRYLDQDAVTVVEGGVRQTTQLLEQRFDHLFYTGNGTVGRIVMTAAARHLTPVTLELGGKCPVLICPGDDLATAARRIAWGKFLNAGQSCTAPDHVLAIGDTAGALERHLAEAVRAMYGPDPARSPDYGRIINDRHFDRLTALLGHGRVVTGGGHDRAARYIAPTVLVDVEPDAPVMAEEIFGPLLPILRMPDLDTALTFINAHDKPLALYAFTTDRRTRRRLLAETSSGAVGFGLPNAHLTVPGLPFGGVGESGLGRYHGRHSVETFSNAKAVLDKPLFPDTVRAVYPPFTTAKERLIRRFM, translated from the coding sequence GTGCGGAACCAACTGTTCGCCGGGGGAATCCAGGACACGGCGGACGTCCACGAAGCGGCGGATGTCCACGAAGCGGCAGAAGCCAACGACGCAGCCCGGACCGTCGGCCGCTTGCGCGAAACCTTCGCCACCGGACGGACCCGGTCCTTGGCCTGGCGGCGTCGTCAACTGAAGTCACTGCGCGCCCTGTTGACCGAGCAGACCCCCGCACTCACCGAGGCGCTACGGCGTGACCTGGGGAAGAGCCCGGTCGAAACGCTGACCTCCGAGGTGCGCCTGGTCACGAACGAGATCGATCACACGCTGCGCCATCTGCACCGCTGGCTGCGCCCGCAGCGCGTGCCGGTGCCCGCGGCGCTGCTGCCGGCCCGGGCGCGGACGGTGCGCGAACCGCTCGGCGTGGTGTTGATCATCAGCCCGTGGAACTACCCCGTCCAGCTCTCGCTGGCGCCTCTGGTGGGCGCGCTGGCCGCGGGGAACTGCGCGGTGCTCAAGCCGAGCGAGCTGGCGCCGGCGACCTCGGCCGAGCTGGCCCGGCTGCTGCCTCGTTATCTGGACCAGGACGCCGTGACCGTCGTCGAAGGCGGGGTCCGGCAGACCACCCAGCTGCTGGAACAGCGCTTCGACCACCTCTTCTACACGGGGAACGGCACGGTGGGACGCATCGTGATGACGGCCGCCGCCCGCCACCTCACCCCCGTCACCCTGGAACTCGGCGGCAAATGCCCCGTACTGATCTGTCCCGGAGACGACCTCGCCACCGCCGCCCGGCGGATCGCCTGGGGCAAGTTCCTCAACGCCGGGCAGAGTTGCACGGCTCCCGACCACGTACTGGCCATCGGCGACACGGCCGGGGCCCTGGAGCGGCACCTCGCCGAAGCGGTCAGGGCGATGTACGGCCCGGACCCCGCCCGCAGCCCCGACTACGGCCGCATCATCAACGACCGCCACTTCGACCGGCTCACCGCGCTGCTGGGCCACGGCCGGGTGGTGACCGGCGGTGGACACGACCGCGCCGCCCGCTATATCGCCCCGACGGTGCTCGTCGACGTCGAGCCGGACGCCCCCGTCATGGCCGAGGAGATCTTCGGCCCCCTCCTGCCGATCCTGCGTATGCCCGACCTGGACACCGCGCTCACCTTCATCAACGCCCACGACAAGCCGCTCGCCCTCTATGCCTTCACCACCGACCGGCGGACCAGACGGCGGCTGCTCGCCGAAACCTCCTCCGGAGCGGTGGGCTTCGGGCTGCCCAACGCCCATCTCACCGTCCCCGGGCTGCCGTTCGGCGGGGTCGGCGAGAGCGGCCTCGGGCGCTATCACGGGCGTCACTCGGTCGAGACGTTCAGCAACGCCAAGGCCGTGCTCGACAAACCCCTCTTCCCCGACACCGTGCGGGCCGTGTACCCGCCCTTCACCACGGCCAAGGAGCGGCTGATCCGCCGGTTCATGTGA
- a CDS encoding WD40 repeat domain-containing protein, giving the protein MDVRGKSIVLIGRFEGVRQDEAQRRLEELGARVTGSVTGRTDLAFVDSLHFNDGKKLQEARRRSIPIFDDDALRALLADEDAPDRDEPQAGAVSDLVTLRARLLKLEREQGITEEHRAATRELRESQGAILRHPDTHKAEINDYALSPCGRYLATGTLTGDDYGGSLQIWELVTGRCVNVIGIEGGIGRPGYERSIQWSADSRRIGLAYNTHHIGVFDPFSPYLGSVTLAQCLITDGLARPVPWALAPDGKQVFVNSGAPCEVGGCIVPMESGELQWTSRDATPGHPFLLADRLREDLRTEEMDAHDDVTLQADAWARWSRDGTRLQAQGGSRGHTEAFVVDVSSGQVSWLAAIGELAAWSPDDRLLAHYDKGLCFLDAVTGKPNGKGAGHQGVSALQWGMQGDVPRLAALVGEGNAAGAQPGVLIHDEDRFRYRLDVTPVEEAMVYADSWAWAPSGDAGAWLTADGRVEVWSLDGDEPRRLRTLDVPSETGVLLWGADDVLVAMSPTTLRFLRAGSGEVLGDFTFLHRPRGPKPLGNNYWFFARRHFAPDDAAWCALFEEGVVIAPDGRGAESLDKVLAWTVEERLAWPVRWGELAVVPDARSAGYALGDAPDGEWLREYWDTI; this is encoded by the coding sequence ATGGATGTACGAGGGAAGTCGATCGTGCTCATCGGCCGCTTCGAGGGCGTGCGCCAGGACGAGGCGCAGCGACGGCTGGAGGAGCTGGGTGCCCGGGTGACGGGTTCGGTGACCGGCCGGACGGATCTGGCGTTCGTGGACAGCCTCCACTTCAACGACGGGAAGAAGCTCCAGGAGGCACGAAGGCGCAGCATCCCGATATTCGACGACGACGCGCTACGGGCCCTGCTCGCCGATGAGGACGCCCCCGACCGCGACGAGCCTCAGGCCGGGGCGGTGTCGGATCTGGTGACCCTGCGGGCCCGGCTGCTGAAGCTGGAGCGCGAGCAGGGCATCACCGAGGAGCACCGCGCCGCCACGCGAGAGCTCCGCGAGAGTCAGGGCGCAATCCTTCGCCATCCGGACACCCACAAGGCGGAGATCAACGACTACGCTCTCAGCCCCTGCGGCCGCTATCTGGCCACCGGCACCCTGACCGGCGACGACTACGGCGGCAGCTTGCAGATCTGGGAATTGGTCACCGGACGCTGCGTCAATGTCATCGGCATTGAGGGCGGCATCGGCCGGCCCGGCTACGAGCGCAGCATCCAATGGTCGGCCGACAGCCGCCGTATCGGCCTCGCGTACAACACCCACCACATCGGTGTCTTCGATCCGTTCAGCCCGTACCTCGGTTCCGTCACCCTCGCCCAGTGTCTGATCACGGACGGCTTGGCCCGGCCGGTGCCCTGGGCGCTGGCGCCCGACGGGAAGCAGGTCTTCGTGAATTCCGGGGCTCCGTGCGAGGTGGGCGGCTGCATCGTCCCCATGGAGAGCGGCGAACTGCAGTGGACGTCCCGTGACGCCACGCCCGGGCACCCGTTCCTGCTGGCCGACAGGCTCCGGGAGGACCTGCGGACCGAGGAGATGGACGCGCACGACGACGTCACGCTCCAGGCCGACGCCTGGGCCCGCTGGTCACGGGACGGCACCCGGTTGCAGGCGCAGGGCGGGAGCAGGGGCCACACGGAGGCATTCGTCGTCGACGTCTCGTCCGGGCAGGTGAGCTGGCTGGCCGCAATCGGCGAGCTCGCCGCCTGGAGCCCGGATGACCGGCTGCTGGCGCACTACGACAAGGGGCTGTGTTTCCTCGACGCGGTGACCGGCAAGCCGAACGGGAAGGGGGCCGGGCATCAAGGCGTTTCGGCACTGCAATGGGGCATGCAGGGCGATGTGCCGCGGCTGGCAGCCCTGGTGGGCGAGGGCAACGCCGCTGGGGCACAGCCAGGTGTCCTCATCCATGACGAGGACCGGTTCCGCTACCGCCTCGACGTCACACCGGTGGAAGAGGCCATGGTCTACGCCGATTCCTGGGCATGGGCCCCGTCCGGCGACGCGGGAGCCTGGCTCACGGCCGACGGGCGGGTGGAGGTCTGGTCGCTGGACGGGGACGAGCCGCGGCGGCTGCGCACCTTGGACGTCCCGTCCGAGACCGGTGTGCTGCTGTGGGGCGCCGACGATGTCCTGGTCGCGATGAGCCCCACCACCCTGCGGTTCCTCCGGGCCGGATCCGGCGAGGTCCTCGGCGACTTCACCTTCCTCCACAGACCGCGGGGCCCCAAGCCGTTGGGCAACAACTACTGGTTCTTCGCGAGGAGGCACTTCGCGCCGGATGACGCGGCATGGTGCGCACTGTTCGAGGAGGGGGTGGTGATCGCTCCGGACGGCCGGGGTGCGGAGTCGTTGGACAAGGTTCTCGCCTGGACCGTGGAGGAGCGTCTGGCCTGGCCGGTGCGCTGGGGAGAGCTCGCTGTCGTACCGGACGCCCGGAGCGCGGGCTACGCGCTCGGGGACGCGCCGGACGGCGAGTGGCTGCGTGAGTACTGGGACACGATCTAG
- a CDS encoding SGNH/GDSL hydrolase family protein yields MNDNTTSLFWNAGWAAAIQRPSEGFHKNWAQEGFADQTVRQIVRVTGSGTSARIKLSHRYGTAPLELAGATIALTDKGAAERAGSVRPLTFGGARSVRVPAGEEIYSDAAEVHVAPFESLTVSLYFARPTGPASFHAQAYATTYRAEGDQLAAADPAVFGETTVSWYYLAAVELADGGPARDDTVVVFGDSLTDGFASTIDGNRRYSDALAERLADQGTPRPVLNQGIGGNLLLNDSAWYGDRAGDRFRRDVLDQPGVRSVVVLVGLNDIGFSEIELPTYRPNPDQSPAELIAGYRELIRQARAAGVRITGATIMPFKGAEYHTPTAEAKRREVNAWIRTSGEFDAVADFATALADPSDPDALLPAYDSGDHKHPNDEGYRAMAGAIDLTTL; encoded by the coding sequence ATGAACGACAACACCACTTCCCTTTTCTGGAACGCCGGTTGGGCCGCGGCCATCCAGCGCCCCAGCGAGGGGTTCCACAAGAACTGGGCACAGGAAGGGTTCGCGGACCAGACCGTGCGCCAGATCGTGCGGGTCACCGGCTCCGGCACCTCGGCCCGGATCAAGCTCTCGCACCGCTACGGCACCGCCCCGCTGGAGCTGGCGGGCGCCACGATCGCCCTGACGGACAAGGGGGCTGCCGAGCGGGCCGGCTCGGTGCGCCCGCTCACCTTCGGCGGGGCCCGCTCGGTGCGGGTCCCGGCGGGCGAGGAGATCTACAGCGACGCCGCCGAGGTGCATGTGGCACCCTTCGAGTCACTGACGGTGTCGCTGTACTTCGCGCGGCCGACCGGGCCCGCCTCATTCCATGCCCAGGCGTACGCCACCACCTATCGCGCCGAGGGTGACCAGCTCGCCGCGGCCGATCCGGCGGTGTTCGGCGAGACGACGGTGTCCTGGTACTACCTCGCCGCCGTCGAGCTGGCGGACGGCGGTCCGGCGCGGGACGACACGGTGGTGGTCTTCGGCGACTCCCTCACGGACGGGTTCGCCTCGACCATCGACGGCAACCGGCGGTACTCGGACGCGCTGGCCGAACGGCTTGCCGACCAAGGCACCCCGCGCCCCGTACTCAATCAGGGCATCGGCGGGAACCTGCTGCTCAACGACTCGGCATGGTACGGCGACCGGGCCGGTGACCGCTTCCGCCGCGATGTGCTCGACCAGCCGGGTGTGCGCTCCGTGGTCGTCCTGGTGGGCCTCAACGACATCGGCTTCAGTGAGATCGAGCTGCCCACCTACCGCCCCAACCCGGACCAGTCGCCTGCTGAACTCATCGCGGGTTACCGGGAGTTGATCAGACAGGCGCGTGCCGCGGGGGTGCGGATCACCGGGGCGACCATCATGCCGTTCAAGGGGGCGGAGTACCACACGCCGACCGCCGAGGCGAAGCGCCGGGAGGTCAACGCCTGGATACGCACCTCGGGCGAGTTCGATGCGGTCGCCGACTTCGCCACGGCGCTGGCCGACCCGTCCGACCCGGACGCGCTGCTCCCCGCCTACGACAGCGGCGACCACAAGCACCCGAACGACGAGGGCTATCGCGCGATGGCCGGCGCCATCGACCTCACCACGCTCTGA
- a CDS encoding SDR family NAD(P)-dependent oxidoreductase — MTRRTTLITGATQGMGRGLALDLAARGGTVLLHGRDRRRLDKVAAEVQAAAPETTVRTYLADLADLDEVHAMADRIRAAEPRLDGVINNAVAGGGAEPLRREVSRQGHELRFAVNHLAPYALTRALLPLLTASAPARVVNVASIGQEAIDFDNVMLERDYEGLRAYCRSKLALIMATFHLADELAGTGVTVNTLHPAHLMDTDGVRAYGLTPVIGIEEGVRPTVRLLLDPDLATTTGRYFDRFTDTRAHAQAYDTGARERLMKLTHTLIDRDVQTG; from the coding sequence ATGACTCGACGTACCACTTTGATCACCGGCGCCACCCAGGGAATGGGCCGCGGCCTCGCGCTCGATCTCGCCGCCCGCGGTGGCACCGTTCTGCTGCACGGCCGTGACCGTCGCCGTCTCGACAAGGTGGCGGCCGAAGTGCAGGCTGCCGCCCCCGAGACCACCGTCCGTACCTACCTCGCGGATCTGGCCGATCTCGACGAGGTGCACGCGATGGCCGACCGCATCCGAGCGGCGGAACCCCGGCTCGACGGTGTGATCAACAACGCCGTTGCGGGCGGCGGCGCCGAGCCGCTCCGGCGCGAGGTGAGCCGGCAGGGCCATGAGCTGCGGTTCGCGGTGAATCACCTCGCCCCGTATGCCCTCACCCGTGCGCTGCTGCCACTGCTGACCGCCTCGGCGCCGGCCCGCGTGGTCAACGTCGCCTCGATCGGGCAGGAGGCCATCGACTTCGACAACGTCATGCTGGAGCGGGACTACGAGGGGCTGCGCGCCTACTGCCGGAGCAAGCTCGCGCTGATCATGGCGACCTTCCATCTGGCCGACGAGCTGGCGGGCACCGGTGTCACGGTCAACACGCTCCACCCGGCCCATCTGATGGACACCGACGGGGTGCGCGCGTACGGCCTGACTCCGGTCATCGGCATCGAGGAGGGGGTCCGCCCGACCGTCCGGCTGCTGCTCGACCCGGATCTCGCCACCACCACGGGCCGCTACTTCGACCGGTTCACCGACACCCGGGCACACGCCCAGGCCTACGACACCGGGGCCCGGGAGCGCCTGATGAAGCTGACGCACACCCTCATCGACCGGGATGTGCAGACCGGGTGA